One genomic segment of Catalinimonas alkaloidigena includes these proteins:
- a CDS encoding FHA domain-containing protein, protein MRNPFKKKSSKTKKEVPKPPIDPIKEPWNRLPNERPLKQTNKTIVGKKPEKPFLDQKAQDDTFDSGYQCPECSYPLRNQVSVATPCPNCGFVGVKTEQETTAKRTMTFSSLNFGKISNKRKFSLINEAAPDMSVSAELGEVEEISLGRDELDPDNPSISGNGHIQLRESQGKWFIKDISSNGATFVQALNYHPLYEGSRLILGNRIFLFSSNVTKNKPVQVEPNKTMQFGQFNISESQQGTFTLVDELNGTAKQFTGPEVTLNRFNLDPDDQSISSKQHASVEKKQDMWMIIDRSSNKATFVQCKNEVHIPHQTKLILGNKVFKFEIE, encoded by the coding sequence ATGAGAAACCCATTCAAAAAGAAAAGCTCTAAGACAAAAAAGGAAGTGCCTAAACCTCCAATTGATCCGATCAAAGAACCCTGGAATAGACTGCCTAATGAAAGGCCGTTAAAGCAGACTAATAAAACAATTGTTGGAAAAAAGCCGGAAAAACCTTTTCTGGATCAAAAAGCGCAAGATGATACTTTTGACAGTGGATATCAATGCCCAGAATGTTCTTATCCATTAAGGAATCAGGTATCTGTAGCCACCCCTTGCCCTAATTGTGGTTTTGTGGGAGTAAAAACTGAGCAGGAAACCACTGCAAAGCGCACCATGACTTTCAGTAGTCTTAACTTTGGCAAGATATCCAACAAGAGAAAATTTTCGCTGATCAATGAGGCGGCACCCGATATGTCTGTAAGTGCAGAGCTCGGTGAAGTTGAGGAGATTTCACTTGGTCGTGATGAGTTAGACCCTGACAACCCCAGTATATCTGGCAACGGGCACATTCAACTTAGAGAAAGCCAGGGAAAGTGGTTTATTAAAGACATCAGTTCTAATGGAGCCACCTTCGTTCAGGCCTTGAATTATCATCCTTTATATGAGGGCAGCAGACTGATATTAGGCAACCGTATTTTTCTTTTTTCATCCAATGTTACCAAGAACAAACCTGTGCAGGTAGAACCAAATAAGACAATGCAATTTGGTCAGTTTAACATATCAGAAAGTCAGCAGGGCACTTTTACTTTAGTGGATGAGTTAAACGGTACGGCGAAGCAGTTTACCGGACCTGAAGTGACACTTAACCGCTTTAACCTTGACCCTGATGACCAAAGCATTTCCAGCAAACAACATGCGAGTGTTGAAAAAAAGCAAGATATGTGGATGATAATTGACCGTAGCTCTAACAAAGCTACATTTGTTCAGTGCAAGAACGAAGTGCATATCCCGCATCAGACTAAGTTAATTTTAGGAAATAAAGTATTCAAATTTGAGATTGAATGA
- a CDS encoding FHA domain-containing serine/threonine-protein kinase, protein MISISQFMSAPERINLQPPQSIRMNGADIIIKEEIGKGGFGSVYLAERDGVYIAVKLYRMWEVLPAEREDILQRFLQEYQISKGIDSPYVLKIFNYHELAGNPLLVMEFCGGGSLRDIIGENLDDRKISKVVYDICNGLLCMHQHNIVHRDVKPENILLKGGNYCLSDFGVSASLHNRLTQTDIRGRVKQIFATAAYSPPEQADGAMAYKKTGPTNDIFALGAVLYELLTQGHLPFGSFEQYQNDPLQYEKRKISEEWDYKRLIDSDVKAFWKNIIVKCLKPLAEDRFQGADEILDLLKSSDFSSKPVPSKARQIAHKKLTNLAPRKSQQQNFYISKIAENKSKFKLTIGRLDDENFAANDILIDEGKSAFISRYHATLEKFFDKEGNEKWYIRDGQWIKVEGQMKWRPSTNGTFVNDIQIGQEGYLLTDSDIIKIGNTKLAFE, encoded by the coding sequence ATGATCTCTATTTCTCAATTCATGTCTGCTCCTGAGAGAATAAACCTTCAACCTCCTCAATCCATTCGGATGAATGGTGCTGATATTATCATCAAAGAGGAAATAGGAAAAGGAGGATTTGGTAGTGTATACCTGGCGGAGCGTGATGGCGTTTATATTGCTGTCAAACTTTACCGTATGTGGGAAGTCCTTCCTGCCGAGCGAGAGGATATCCTCCAAAGATTCTTGCAGGAATACCAGATCAGCAAAGGAATTGATTCGCCCTATGTATTAAAAATCTTCAATTATCATGAGCTTGCCGGTAACCCCCTACTAGTCATGGAGTTTTGTGGGGGGGGCAGCCTGAGAGATATCATTGGCGAAAATCTGGATGACCGCAAAATTTCAAAGGTTGTATATGACATTTGTAATGGTCTTTTATGCATGCATCAGCATAACATTGTACACCGTGATGTTAAGCCGGAAAATATACTCCTGAAAGGAGGTAATTATTGCCTGAGTGATTTTGGCGTATCCGCAAGTTTACACAACAGACTTACCCAGACGGATATACGAGGAAGAGTCAAACAGATCTTTGCAACTGCTGCCTACTCACCACCTGAGCAAGCCGATGGTGCCATGGCATACAAAAAAACGGGGCCGACAAATGATATATTTGCTTTGGGAGCCGTACTATATGAGTTACTGACACAGGGGCACCTGCCGTTCGGATCTTTTGAGCAATACCAAAACGACCCATTGCAATACGAAAAGAGAAAAATCAGCGAGGAATGGGATTATAAAAGGTTAATCGACTCAGATGTTAAAGCTTTTTGGAAAAATATCATCGTCAAGTGCCTGAAACCACTGGCAGAAGATAGATTTCAAGGTGCTGATGAAATCCTGGATTTACTTAAGAGCAGTGATTTCTCAAGTAAGCCTGTTCCCTCCAAAGCAAGACAAATAGCTCATAAAAAGTTAACCAACTTAGCTCCCAGAAAAAGCCAGCAACAAAATTTTTACATCAGTAAGATCGCCGAAAACAAGAGTAAATTCAAGCTTACAATCGGGCGACTCGACGACGAAAACTTCGCGGCCAATGACATATTAATTGATGAAGGAAAAAGCGCGTTTATCTCTCGTTATCATGCTACTTTAGAAAAATTTTTTGATAAGGAAGGTAATGAGAAGTGGTACATTAGAGACGGTCAGTGGATCAAAGTTGAAGGTCAGATGAAATGGAGGCCCTCAACCAATGGTACTTTTGTCAACGATATTCAAATCGGTCAGGAAGGATACTTGCTTACCGATAGTGATATCATAAAGATAGGTAATACTAAATTAGCATTTGAATAA
- a CDS encoding PAAR domain-containing protein produces the protein MSKPAARIGDMHTCPMVTPGLPPVPHVGGPVVGPGVPTVLIAGMPAAVMGDMCTCVGPPDSIILGSATVMIGGKPAARMGDSTSHGGVIVLGAPTVLIGG, from the coding sequence ATGAGTAAGCCTGCTGCCAGAATAGGAGATATGCATACTTGCCCAATGGTAACTCCCGGCTTACCGCCGGTTCCACATGTGGGAGGCCCTGTTGTCGGACCAGGAGTGCCTACTGTATTGATTGCCGGAATGCCCGCTGCTGTAATGGGTGATATGTGTACATGTGTAGGTCCACCCGACAGTATCATACTGGGCTCAGCCACTGTCATGATTGGAGGAAAGCCTGCCGCGCGTATGGGCGATTCTACTTCGCATGGTGGGGTTATCGTACTCGGTGCACCTACTGTGCTAATTGGAGGATAA
- a CDS encoding type VI secretion system baseplate subunit TssG → MYYKNSPEMNAIPKDTSATLKELPLKLKLDLYVEVVIAALIEEGRVDPEKLYIKPQGTFSRNYQPDLAKVEVIEDKKMGHSAAHFNINREGLYDMLPEGLFHTNLRKTKHIDTEESVKELKIHREEEKSARKFFLPLEQMFYQQRIAIEIEEQKSLVGLSEAIVDELIADFWQIPFPLDYYQSLCLAYMLPNVHNIVGNIELTAQCLSILLQVPVSLESTLGKYESFHLEDNSLGAFELGDNFLLDDVYVGELDALTIRIGPLQEQALPGFLPDGKEQKYIEFLLAYFIPAELDWEIKILVNPEQESFRLGDNYGKGLLNYTTVI, encoded by the coding sequence TTGTATTACAAGAATTCTCCTGAGATGAATGCCATTCCTAAAGATACCAGCGCAACACTCAAAGAACTGCCACTTAAGCTAAAGCTTGACCTGTATGTAGAGGTAGTGATTGCTGCTTTGATAGAAGAGGGTAGGGTAGACCCTGAGAAATTGTATATTAAACCTCAAGGGACATTTTCCAGAAATTACCAGCCTGACTTGGCCAAAGTGGAAGTGATTGAAGATAAAAAAATGGGGCATTCAGCCGCACACTTTAATATCAATCGTGAGGGACTCTATGATATGCTACCGGAGGGATTGTTTCATACAAATCTCAGGAAGACCAAGCATATTGATACCGAAGAATCGGTGAAAGAGCTTAAAATACATCGGGAAGAAGAAAAAAGCGCAAGAAAGTTTTTCCTGCCTCTGGAGCAGATGTTTTATCAACAAAGGATTGCCATTGAAATAGAAGAACAAAAATCTCTTGTAGGCCTTTCTGAAGCGATAGTGGATGAACTGATTGCAGATTTCTGGCAAATACCTTTTCCGTTAGATTATTACCAATCGTTATGTCTTGCTTACATGTTACCTAATGTACATAATATAGTTGGAAATATAGAACTGACAGCGCAGTGCCTGAGTATTCTTTTGCAAGTTCCGGTATCTTTAGAAAGCACATTGGGTAAATATGAAAGTTTTCATTTGGAAGACAACAGTCTGGGTGCATTTGAGCTGGGTGATAATTTTTTACTCGATGACGTTTATGTAGGTGAACTGGATGCTCTTACCATAAGAATTGGCCCTCTTCAAGAGCAGGCTCTCCCTGGGTTTTTACCTGATGGAAAAGAGCAGAAATATATTGAGTTTCTACTTGCTTACTTCATTCCTGCTGAGCTTGACTGGGAAATAAAGATTCTGGTAAATCCTGAGCAAGAATCATTTAGATTAGGGGACAATTATGGAAAAGGATTACTAAATTATACGACAGTTATTTAA